In one window of Gossypium arboreum isolate Shixiya-1 chromosome 4, ASM2569848v2, whole genome shotgun sequence DNA:
- the LOC108457959 gene encoding amino-acid permease BAT1 homolog isoform X2, with protein MGLPSHTVENGSVLVDSGQSRLRELGYKQELKRDLSVFSNFAFSFSIISVLTGITTLYNTGLTFGGPISLVYGWFIAGGFTMFVGLSMAEICSSYPTSGGLYYWSARLAGRNWAPFASWLTGWFNIVGQWAVTTSVDFSLAQLIQVIILLSTGGKNGGGYEASKYVVIAFHGAILSMHAIINSLPISVLSFFGQLAAVWNLLGVVLLMILIPSVATERASAKFVFTHFNTDNGEGINSKVYIFVLGLLMSQYTLTGYDASAHMTEETKNADKNGPKGIISAIGISIIFGWGYLLGITFAVTDIPYLLSEDNDAGGYAIAEIFYLAFKNRYGSGVGGIICLGVIGIAIFFCGMSSVTSNSRMVYAFSRDGAMPLSSLWHKVNKQEVPINAVWLSAFISFCMALTSLGSLVAFQAMVSIATIGLYIAYALPIFFRVSLARKSFVPGPFNLGRYGVVVGWIAVLWVATISVLFSLPVAYPVTSETLNYTPVAVGGLLVITVSWWIVSARHWFTGPITNI; from the exons ATGGGTCTTCCATCTCATACAGTTGAAAATGGGAGCGTTTTGGTGGATTCAGGGCAGTCCCGTCTCAGAGAGCTTGGCTACAAACAAGAGCTCAAGCGTGATTTATC GGTGTTTTCGAATTTTGCGTTTTCATTTTCCATCATATCAGTGCTTACTGGTATCACCACACTCTACAACACTGGGTTGACTTTTGGTGGACCAATCTCTTTGGTTTATGGTTGGTTTATAGCTGGTGGGTTTACCATGTTTGTTGGGTTATCAATGGCCGAAATCTGTTCCTCTTACCCAACTTCTGGTGGCCTTTATTATTGGAGTGCTAGGCTTGCTGGCCGAAATTGGGCACCCTTTGCCTCTTGGCTCACTGGCTG GTTCAATATTGTTGGTCAG TGGGCTGTTACAACAAGTGTAGATTTCTCACTTGCACAACTGATTCAGGTGATAATTCTCCTTAGCACAGGTGGAAAAAATGGTGGTGGATATGAAGCATCTAAATATGTAGTCATTGCTTTCCATGGGGCAATTCTATCTATGCATGCTATAATAAACAGTCTTCCCATTTCAGTTTTATCTTTCTTTGGGCAGCTAGCTGCTGTATGGAATCTTCTAG GTGTTGTTCTTCTTATGATCCTCATACCCTCAGTTGCTACGGAGAGGGCTAGTGCCAAGTTTGTGTTCACTCATTTCAACACTGATAATGGAGAGGGAATAAACAGTAAAGTCTATATTTTTGTTCTTGGGCTTCTTATGAGTCAATATACCCTTACTGGATATGATGCATCTGCTCATATG ACAGAGGAAACCAAGAATGCTGATAAGAATGGACCAAAAGGAATAATTAGTGCCATTGGGATATCTATTATTTTTGGATGGGGTTACCTACTCGGTATTACCTTTGCAGTTACCGACATCCCATATCTTTTGAGTGAAGATAATGATGCCGGAGGCTATGCTATCGCTGAAATATTTTACCTTGCATTTAAGAATAGATATGGCAGTGGTGTTGGGGGAATTATTTGCTTGGGAGTGATTGGAATTGCCATATTCTTTTGCGGTATGAGTTCCGTTACTAGCAACTCAAG GATGGTTTATGCGTTCTCGAGAGACGGTGCCATGCCATTGTCATCTTTGTGGCATAAAGTGAACAAGCAGGAGGTTCCTATAAATGCAGTTTGGCTCTCTGCATTTATCTCCTTTTGTATGGCACTAACG TCTCTAGGAAGCTTGGTGGCATTTCAGGCCATGGTATCTATTGCAACAATAGGACTATACATCGCTTACGCCCTACCAATATTCTTTAGGGTAAGCTTGGCTCGGAAATCGTTTGTCCCAGGACCCTTCAACCTCGGGCGCTATGGAGTGGTGGTTGGTTGGATCGCAGTGCTATGGGTGGCGACCATCTCGGTCCTCTTCTCATTGCCTGTTGCCTATCCAGTCACCTCTGAGACACTCAACTACACGCCTGTTGCTGTTGGTGGTCTGCTTGTTATTACTGTTTCTTGGTGGATCGTTAGTGCTCGACATTGGTTTACTGGTCCCATTACCAACATATAA